Within the Deltaproteobacteria bacterium genome, the region CCTCCCGGCGGCGGCGGAGTTCCTGCATCAGGTCCGACAGCCCCATGACACGAAAATTGCGGGACGGCAGCTGAAAGCCGTTCCGCATCATCCATTCGAATGCCTCTTCGGCATTGAACCCATAGATCAGGTTTTCGGCGAGTTCCTCAAAAGCGTCGTTCAGTGGGAAACTGGCATCGCCCTCGCCGCCCGCCTCTTTCCCGCCGGAACCCGTGTCCGCAGCAAACGGCTTCTGCGAACCGTCCCACCGGGAATAACGTATCTTGCGAGCGCTCATCGGATGACCTCACGGCCCCTCTACCGGTAGACCGTCGTGCCCTTCTCGCTTACTTCCTTGTTCAGCTTGCCGCTGAGGTGCAATCCCTCGAAGATGAACTCCACGGCAGCAGCGATCTCGCCGGATGCCACGGCCCCGGCCTTTTCGACGGCTGCCCGCAGCCCCTTGATTTCGTCCAGCCCCTGCACGTAGTCGGCCGAGGGCATTGTTTCCCCCACCTCCACACCCCATCCCTGCCGGAAGGCAGCGATCACTTCATGCAACTGTTCCAGCTCGAACCACTCTCCAAATACCCGCAAGACCGCCTTGCCCAGAATCTTCCGGAACAGTTCCATGGGATCACCGTCGTCGCCACGCATCTCAAATTCGAGTTTTCCCAGCGATGATGCCGCGAGATTGTCCAGATCCGATATCCGGGGCACGGCCGCTTCCTCGCCGAGGAGCAGGGCCCGTTTTTCGGCAGCGGCGACGAGTGTCTCGTAATTGGCGATACTCAGCCTGACACTGACTCCCGATCGCTGGTCCACCGCCGGGTGCTCGCGGGCCTGACGGCTGAACTCGGCCACAATATCAAGCAGATAACGGGGCACACTGGCCCTCATCGCGCCAATGACCGGACGGGACTGCTCGGCCTCGATGATCGCTGCTTCCGTCTCCCGGTCCAGCGGATAGTGGGTGCGGACCAGGGATTCATACCGGTCCTTGAGCGGCGTAATGATCCGTCCCCGGTTGGTATAGTCCTCGGGATTGGCTGTCGCCACGACCATGATATCGAGCGGCAGCCGTATCCGGTAACCCTTGATCTGGAAATCCCGCTCCTCGAGTACGTTGAAGAGCGCCACCTGAACCTTTTCTGGCAAATCCGGGAGTTCGTTGATGGCAAATATCCCCCGGTTGGTGCGCGGGATGATGCCGTAATGGATCGTTCGCTCATCGGCGAGATAGCGCCCCTCGGCCACCTTGACCGGATCGATCTCGCCGATGAGGTCAGCAGTGGAGACATCCGGGGTAGCGAGTTTTTCCCCGTAGCGGCGATCCCGGCCGATCCATTCGATCTCGGTCCGGTCACCGTCCCTGGCCAGCCGCTCACGGGCCTCCAGGGATATGGGTGCGAAGGGAGAATCGTTTATTTCGCTCCCCTTCACTACCGGTATCTCGTCGTCGAGCAGAGTCGGGAGTGCCCTCAGGATACGTGATTTTGCCTGACCCCGCTCACCAAGAAGAATAATGTCGTGACCTGCCAGAACGGCATGAACGAGCTGAGGGACGACCGTGTCCTCGAACCCCTGAAGCCACGGGAAAATCTTCTCGCCGCTCTTCAGCTTGCGGATCAGGTTCTTGCGCATCTCGTCGCGCACGGTAAAGGCCGGGTATTCGGAAGCCTTGAGTTCGCCAAATGTCCGGGGGCGGGCGTTCATGCGTTTCCTTTCACTTACCAGCAGGAGAGCGCGGATATCCGTTTTCTCCGGCAAGGCTACCGGCTCCGCCCAGGCGATACAATCCGGCCTGACCACACGCCGGAGCACCCGGGGTTGAACCTGACTCCCCGGTGCGGCACAATCCTTGCCGATCCCGGTCATCCTGAATTGCATGAAAGGCAGATAAACATGAAAATCCGTACACTCGGCATGGCTCTCGCAATTGGCATCATCACGCTTCCCTTCACCGCTATTTCGGCGGACGCACTCAAGCGCATACAAAAATCCACCAATGACGCTGTCCGGAAGGAAGCCGAAGGCGAAACAAAGAAAGCGGCCGACAAGCAGATTGACAAGGTGACGGACGGCAAGAGCCAAACCAGCAAAGTCCTGAACAAGGAGCTCAAGAGCGCTTCCGACGCCACTATTGAGGACACGTCGAAGAAAGCCGACCTCTCCAGCGACGACAAGAAGGGTAAAGGCGACGAAAAGGCCAGCGCCAAGGGGCAAGAGGCCCGCCAGAGTGGCGAAAAGAAGGGACAGGAAAAGAAGTAACCCCTCCCGGGCATCCCTCGCCAGGGGGATGCCCGGATCGTGGATGATATTTTCGCCCGCCACCTGGGCAAGCCTGCCCGTATCCGGCTTGGGAGATCTCATTCTTAAATGGGAACCGTGATGATTCTTGGAGCGACCGGCTATACCGGGACGCTCGTGGCACGTGAACTGGCACGCAAGGATGTGCCGTTCGTGATCGCTGGCCGGAATGAGGAAAAACTGGTCCAGTTGAAGGACTCTCTCCCGCAGCCGGTCGAATACCGGATTGCTACCCCTGACGACCCCACAACACTTGCCGGCCTGTTCCGGGGCGTGGACGTCGTGATCAATACAGTAGGTCCGTTCGGTGATTACGGCGAGCCGGTGGTACGCGCCGCACTTGAGCAGAACGTCCACTACCTCGATACAACCGGCGAGCAGGATTACATGCTACGGATGATTGAGAACCATGATGCCGTCGCCCAGGCAAAAAAGAAGGTTGTCATCTGCGCCCAGGCATTCGAGTACGCAGTGGGCGAATGCGCCGCGACTCTCGCCCTTGAACCGCTCCATAACCGGGCAGACCGGGTGGAAGTCTTCAATTACG harbors:
- a CDS encoding sigma 54-interacting transcriptional regulator, yielding MNARPRTFGELKASEYPAFTVRDEMRKNLIRKLKSGEKIFPWLQGFEDTVVPQLVHAVLAGHDIILLGERGQAKSRILRALPTLLDDEIPVVKGSEINDSPFAPISLEARERLARDGDRTEIEWIGRDRRYGEKLATPDVSTADLIGEIDPVKVAEGRYLADERTIHYGIIPRTNRGIFAINELPDLPEKVQVALFNVLEERDFQIKGYRIRLPLDIMVVATANPEDYTNRGRIITPLKDRYESLVRTHYPLDRETEAAIIEAEQSRPVIGAMRASVPRYLLDIVAEFSRQAREHPAVDQRSGVSVRLSIANYETLVAAAEKRALLLGEEAAVPRISDLDNLAASSLGKLEFEMRGDDGDPMELFRKILGKAVLRVFGEWFELEQLHEVIAAFRQGWGVEVGETMPSADYVQGLDEIKGLRAAVEKAGAVASGEIAAAVEFIFEGLHLSGKLNKEVSEKGTTVYR